From the Sulfuriferula nivalis genome, the window TCGTGAATATCCACTTGTGGACTTGACTGAAGCGGATTGATGACTGTTCCGTCTTGCATCAAGCTCAGTGTGTGCGGGACCATATCATTACTGTCGTGCAGGTCTTCTTGCAAACTTGCGTCACTTTTAATAAATAGTTGGGCAAAAGACCGTAATGGTGCCGTCCAGCGCCATATATAGCTGGTGCGCATAGTTTGTAATTGTTGTTCAAGTTGGCTCACGGATTGCGTATAAGCTTGTTGTGCATCTAACCAGCGTTGGCTAAGTTGTGTCAATTCATCCTGCTTTGCGAGCAATTGCGTATTGAGCGTTTGTTCATGCTCCGCGCGCTGGCGTTGATTTGCCTCAATTTGTGTTTGATACTGTTGGCTTAATTCGTCTTTGTCTGCGTCGGCTTGCTGTTGTATGGTGAGTAATTGTGCGGCAAATTCTTGTTCGCGCTGTGCCTGTTGTTGCGTTTGGGCGGTTAGTTCACGGTGTAATGTGGTGAGGGTTGCTGTATGGGTTTGTTCTCGTGTGATTTGTTCTGTTTGTAAATGATGAAGTTGCTGATTTAAGATTTGGATGCGTTCAACGGTGAGCCATTCATGTTCTGCTTGCTGGCGTTGATTTGCCTCAATTTGTGTTTGATACTGTTGGCTTAATTCGTCTTTGTCTGCGTCGGCTTGTTGCTGGATGGCGAGTAGTTGTGTGGCAAATTCTTGTTCGCGTTGAGCCTGTTGTTGCGCCTGTTCTTGAGCTTGAGCGGTCAGTTCACGGTGCAATGCGGTGAGGGTTGCTGTATGGGTTTGTTCTCGTGTGATTTGTTCTGTTTGTAAATGATGAATTTGCTGATTTAAGAGTTGGATGCGTTCAGCGGCGAGCCATTCATGTTCTGCTTGTTGGCGTTGTATTGTCTCAATTCGTGTTTGATACTGTTGGCTTAATTCGTTTTTGTCTGCGTCGGCTTGTTGCTGGATGGCGAGTAGTTGTGTGGCAAATTCTTGTTCGCGTTGAGCGCGCGCTTGTTCCAAGTGGTGCAACTCTTGATGTATCGCTTGCAGTTGCTGACTGAGGCTTTGCTCGTGCTCGGTGTATGTTTTTTCTTGTTCTACCAGCTGGCGCTGTTGGGCTTCGGCTTGTTGCTTGGCTTGATTGGATTGGGCGTGAAGCTCACCCAATCGCGCTAGCAGTCCGTTGCGAACAAAGCCAGCAAGGTCGGCGGAGGGTATGCGTCTTTCCATTATGCCGTAATGGATGTAGTGTTGATAGGGGTCAACTATCGCTGGATCAATATCAGGATATTTTTTTACATACCATACCGCGTCAAATGTTTTCTGAAAAACATTTTGATCTTGCGCTAATACGGTCTTGATTAGGTCGGCGGTTTCCCCGTCGCGCTCGGACATGGTTTGATTGAGACTGGTGATCTCCTGGATACGTACTGTTAACTCTTCTTCGATGGACATTTCTCTTGCTGTCCATGGGTTGGCACTTTGGTCCGGATGTGTGCAACTGCTGCTATTAATCTGTAGAGCACCGTCCCATACCAGCGCATGACTGCCTGCTATAAAACGTTGCCCCAACACGTTATCGGCAGGTATCGCTTTGCGAACTACACACATTGAATTGATGAACTCGATGGAGTGGATATGCGCGAGGGATGCTTCATCAAGCCGAGTGTTGTATTGGCGATTAAAGCTGCGCAACAACTCAGTGCGGGTTTTATCAATACCCCAGTGCTCATGGTTGATGGTGTCGGCAAGCTGCTTGAAAAAAGCAATGGATGAGTAGGGCTGGAATAGGCCACCTTCAAAATCCTGCCAATAGCTGCAATGCAGATCCTCGGCGATGTACAGCCCGCCGTCATTAAGATGGGTAAAGTAACGTGCAAACGAACGGACAATATCACCGGATTGATGCGAGCCATCATCAATAATCAGGTCGAAATCTGGTGATAGCTTTAATATATGTTGCTGGGTTTCATCGGTATTGGCGTCGGCCACGACCACTGTGATTCTTGGGTCGTCAAATTGCAGCTGTGCGCAATCCGGGTTGATGTCGCAGCCGATAAATTTAGCCGCTTTGGTGAAATATTTACTCCAAATTTCCAGTGAGCCGCCATTCTGTATGCCGATCTCAAGCAGACGAACAGGCTGGCTGCGATAGGGCTGGAATAGCCGATCGTATTCGGAGATATAGATAGTCCATTTATCTGATACTTTGCCGCTGTGTTCTGCGAATAGTTTGGCGAGGGTAGGGAGTTGGCTGGTCATGTTTTACTCTCATGGCAGAAGTGAAACGCATCAACCTGATCAAAGTTGCGTAGCAAGGTTTCGGTGTCGGCGCAGTCTGTTACACGTGATTTGCCATCTTGTGCCACGAGTTTCAACTGTACGATTTTTTCGTACAGTTGGCCGGAGCCAGATTCTTGTGTTAATTTGCGTTTGAGATCAGTCCAGTAGCGACGCGGTGTTGTCGAACCAGAAAGCACACCCACCACATCGATGACACTAAAAAACCAGGCTTGCTGTTCTTTATCCCATAGGGAACGTATCTGATTATTTTCAAATAATTTTAGCGTGCTCATCTTCTACTCACAAGGTTTGCTGATGCTGAGTGTTTGTGAATCATCACTGCTCTCTGGGATGTAATGCTGGTGTTGAATTTATAAGGCATTATATATCCCTATGGCTTCTTCAACTGTGCCATATACGGTGAGCTCGCCGTTATGCAGCACGGCGGCGCGGTCGCAATGCGCGCGGATGAGATCCATTTGGTGCGCGACGATTATCATGGCGCGGTCGCCGCGTTTTTCAAACAACTCATTGTTGCACTTTTGGTGGAAGCGGTAGTCACCCACCGACATGCCTTCATCAATCAGAAAGCAATCAAATTCCACTGACATGGATATGGCAAATGCCAAGCGTGAAGCCATGCCTGAAGAATAGCTTTTGACGGGTTCACGCAGGTAGGCACCCAGCTCGGCGAATTCTTCGACGAAGGCGATGCAGGTTTCAAAGTCGATGTTATATACGCGACAGATGAGTTTGACATTATCCCGCCCTGTGAGGCTGCCCTGGAAGGTGCCACCAAACGCAAGTGGCCAGGAGATGGTCATGTCGCGGGTGATGTGACCCGAGCGCGGAAATTCTGCGCCGCTGATGAGGCGGATCATGGTGGATTTGCCTGCGCCGTTTCTGCCCAGGATGCCCCATTTCTCGCCTTTTTCTACGCGCAGGTTGATGTTTTTCAGCACCATGCGCTCAGACTTGCCGTGGTGTATGGGGTAGCTTTTATAGACGTTGGTGAGCTGGAACATGGCTATCTCACAACTTCACGCGCCGTATGGCGATGTTGACCAATAACAAGCCTGCAAATGTCATCAGCAAGTTGATGGACATGGTGTAGGGGATGGAATAGTAAGTGACCATGCGGTCACCAAAATAGCCTGCGTGGAACATTTCGACAGTGTTGATGAGCGGTGTGAGTAAGAGCAGGTCTCTGTATTGATCTGGCACGAGGTGTGCAGGCATGAATATCCCTGAGAACGGTAGCATGAGGTACAGGATGATGTGTGATACCCGATCAATGGTCTCGCTTAATTCGGAGAGTGCGCCCATGATGAGTACAAAACCAAACGAGAACCATGCCACCATAAAGTAACCGAATGTCATGAGCAATACGTTGTCTGGCCATTGGCAAATGCCGATGGCGACGAAGACAAGGTAGAGAATCAGGAAGCTGGCGATGGCACCTGAAAATTCAAGTACTATGCGCGAATAAAATAAATCAACCGGGCGGATGGGGTTGAGGTGTAACAGTGCGGCATTAGCCTCAAGTGCTTTGGCGACACGCCCTGTGGTATTGCGCCATAAAATGATGGTGGGGTAGCTTACTGCGAGGTATTCGGCTACGGAGATGCCGCCGTGAGCTTGGTCAACCAGGGAAAAAATGATCATGACGCCCACAATAAACATTGCAGGCTCGCCTACCAGCCACAATACGCCCAAGCCCTCACGACCAAAGCGGGTGATCATTTCACGCATCACCAGCGCCCAGATGACGCGACGCTGTATGCCGAGTTGATACCAGAAGCTGGTTTTGGGTCTAGCGATCATGGTGCTCTCTTACACCCGCTATAACGATGGTTAATATGCCCCATACGATAAGCGATACCAAGAGTGTGGCTAATATATTCTGAAAACGCTTGGGTTCCTGCGAGGCATCGGGCAAATTGGGCTGGCTGATGGTTTCTAAGTAGAATTCTTGTTTTTGCGAGGTGATTTTGGCTTGCTCAAATGAGGTGACGGCTGCTTCAAGTAGTTTTTGTGCAATCACTTGATCAACTTGTAAACCGGTGTATTTGACATCTTTGCTAGCCATGGATTGGCTTGAGCCACTCACTTTGCCTGTTTGTTCGTTGATCTGGCTTTCTAATAAACGAACATTACCTTCAAGTGATGATATTTGTGGATTATTGGGGGCGCGGCTGCGGATAGCTTCGAGCTGGCTTTTGCTTGCAAGAAGCTGATCTTGCAATTTGGCTACCATGGTCAGTTGTAGCGCTGACTGTTCGGGTGGGCTGTAGATTTTTTGTGCGTTTCTGTATTGGGCGAGGTTGATGGTTGCATTGCGCAAATTCTGTTTGGCTATATCGACCTGATTTTGTGCATAGAGCACGGCTTTTTGTCGGGCATCGGTATTGAGCTGATTGACAAGATTTTGGCTTTTTTGTAACAGGAATGTGTTGATTTTTTGCGCGTCTGCTGCACTGTAGGCGCGGGTCGTGAGCTTGCTGATGTTGCTGGTGCTGTCTATGCTGTCTAGCACTTTGGATTGGTAGTAGCGATGCAGCTCAACGTTATTGACAAACGGGTAGAGCAGCCCACCAAATCGATTGAAAATGTCTATCTGGTGATTGCCGTATATGGACTTGAGGTCGTAGGTTTTATCAAGCTCGCGCATTGCGTCCCATGAGTCTATGTAATCATGGATGGCGTAAGTAGCGTTGCTGGAGCTGTTGCCAGATATGTTGCCTAATAAGCTGCCTAGCCCTGATGCGCTGAAATTTTGCCCTGGGCTGTAAATCACAAATCGGGATTCGGAAATATAAACATTGGAAGCAATCAACCCAAAGTAGAGGGTGGATAGCAGTGTGGGGATGACGACGGAGAATAGGAATAAACGATTTATATTTTTGATGCGGTCGATGATGTTGGCTGTTGCGTTATTCAAGGTTGTTCCTATTTTGTGTGCGTACGATACAGCTACGAATTGCTCATTGTATTGTGATTATATTACATTTTGGTTGCGTTATGTCTGCTGTTGTTGGTGGGTTCACGCCCGCGAGTTTGTATGGGTGTATGGGGGTGTCATGTCGCGGGTGTTATGACAAATCGCGAGCGCGGCCAATCAAAGCGTGTATTGCATTTTTCAATTAATTGCGAGTAAGATAACCATTATATTAACCGCAATAGCACGGAGAAAAGCATGAGCACCGAAACCATAGACCACACTACCCTTTCCCGGCTGGCAGAAGCCGGTGCCGTTCACAGTGCGCGCATCGTCGGCCAGAATGGCGGCTGGGGTATCCTGGTGAAATACGGCATGACTGAGCGTGCCTTGGCCGCGCAACGTAGTCACAAGGTGCGGATCTTCCGTAAGTTTGAGACGCTGGTGAGTTATCTCAAGGGGATTGGTATTGCCCGGTTCGATGTGGATGCTGTGAACTATGACCCCGATACCCTTAAAGCAACCCGCAACAGGCCAGACCGATCCGAAGCGATGAAAAGCGCACATGAAGCCGCCGCCTATAACAAATGGCTAAAAGCAGAGGTGCAGGAGGCTATCGACGATACCA encodes:
- a CDS encoding ABC transporter ATP-binding protein, whose amino-acid sequence is MFQLTNVYKSYPIHHGKSERMVLKNINLRVEKGEKWGILGRNGAGKSTMIRLISGAEFPRSGHITRDMTISWPLAFGGTFQGSLTGRDNVKLICRVYNIDFETCIAFVEEFAELGAYLREPVKSYSSGMASRLAFAISMSVEFDCFLIDEGMSVGDYRFHQKCNNELFEKRGDRAMIIVAHQMDLIRAHCDRAAVLHNGELTVYGTVEEAIGIYNAL
- a CDS encoding ATPase produces the protein MSTLKLFENNQIRSLWDKEQQAWFFSVIDVVGVLSGSTTPRRYWTDLKRKLTQESGSGQLYEKIVQLKLVAQDGKSRVTDCADTETLLRNFDQVDAFHFCHESKT
- a CDS encoding ABC transporter permease, which encodes MIARPKTSFWYQLGIQRRVIWALVMREMITRFGREGLGVLWLVGEPAMFIVGVMIIFSLVDQAHGGISVAEYLAVSYPTIILWRNTTGRVAKALEANAALLHLNPIRPVDLFYSRIVLEFSGAIASFLILYLVFVAIGICQWPDNVLLMTFGYFMVAWFSFGFVLIMGALSELSETIDRVSHIILYLMLPFSGIFMPAHLVPDQYRDLLLLTPLINTVEMFHAGYFGDRMVTYYSIPYTMSINLLMTFAGLLLVNIAIRRVKL